The Puntigrus tetrazona isolate hp1 chromosome 4, ASM1883169v1, whole genome shotgun sequence genome includes a window with the following:
- the LOC122342653 gene encoding trans-L-3-hydroxyproline dehydratase, giving the protein MEFPKLPPHSGPVLSVVDMHTGGEPLRIILSGYPEVKGDTVLAKRRYVREHLDHLRKVLMLEPRGHYDMYGALLVRSELAEADLGVLFMHNEGYSTMCGHAVIALGRFAVDYGLIKAPASPETQINIHCPCGLVKAFTQYSNGRTGAVRFHSVPAFAFATDVSVSVPGYGSINVDISYGGALYAFVSAEKFGLDVKKSKTRDLVDAATAVSDAVKSQVKLYHPVSEDLAFLYGTILTDGKDAFSEEPTANVCVFADAQVDRSPTGSGVTARIALQYHKGLIELNQTRRFESGATGSVFTGKAIEETTCGDFRAVVVEVEGHAHYSGVASFTQETNDPLRGGFLLR; this is encoded by the exons ATGGAGTTCCCAAAGCTGCCCCCTCACTCGGGCCCTGTGCTCTCAGTAGTGGACATGCACACAGGCGGAGAGCCGCTGCGCATTATCCTGAGCGGCTATCCAGAGGTGAAGGGCGACACCGTCCTTGCCAAACGACGCTACGTGAGAGAGCATCTCGATCACCTCCGCAAAGTGTTGATGTTGGAGCCGCGCGGCCACTACGATATGTACGGAGCCCTGCTGGTCCGAAGTGAGTTAGCAGAGGCTGATCTCGGCGTCTTGTTTATGCACAACGAAGGGTACAGCACCATGTGCGGCCACGCTGTCATTGCTCTCGGGCGCTTTGCGGTGGATTACGGCTTGATTAAAGCGCCCGCTTCACCGGAGACGCAGATAAACATACACTGCCCTTGTGGCTTAGTGAAGGCCTTCACACAGTATTCCAACGGGAGAACCGGAGCTGTCAGATTCCACAGTGTGCCAGCCTTCGCTTTCGCTACAG ATGTGAGTGTCTCGGTACCGGGATATGGGTCCATTAATGTAGACATCAGTTATGGCGGAGCTCTTTATGCTTTTGTGAGTGCTGAGAAATTTGGATTAGATGTGAAGAAGTCCAAAACCAGAGATCTGGTGGATGCAGCCACTGCTGTGAGCGATGCTGTCAAATCCCAg GTAAAGCTGTACCATCCAGTCAGCGAGGATCTGGCCTTCCTCTACGGCACAATCCTTACTGACGGCAAAGATGCTTTTTCTGAAGAGCCCACagccaatgtgtgtgtgtttgctgatgCACAG GTGGACCGAAGCCCTACGGGGTCAGGCGTCACTGCTCGTATTGCTCTTCAGTACCATAAAGGCCTGATCGAACTCAACCAGACCAGACGTTTTGAGAGCGGAGCTACAGGATCAGTGTTTACAGGAAAAGCAATAGAG GAGACCACGTGTGGGGACTTCAGGGCTGTGGTAGTGGAGGTCGAAGGTCATGCTCACTACAGCGGCGTGGCCAGCTTCACCCAAGAGACCAATGATCCTCTGAGAGGAGGCTTTCTCCTGCGCTGA